A region of Hyphomicrobiales bacterium DNA encodes the following proteins:
- a CDS encoding heme ABC transporter permease, translated as MGIVQFANPTRFLKLAGAVLPWLIGSSAIAFAVGLYMSFFTAPADYQQGETVRIMYIHVPAAWIALACYTLIAFSALGTLVWRHPLADVSAKAAAPIGAAFTLLALITGSIWGKPTWGAWWVWDARLTSVLVLFFLYLGLMALWQAIDEPSRAGRAAAILALVGFVNVPIIKFSVDWWNTLHQPASVFRMSGPAIHPSILAPLLVMAVAYTLLFIALHLMAMRNEILRRRVRSLRQSRADAAQLSGAEAGAR; from the coding sequence ATGGGTATCGTGCAGTTTGCCAATCCGACCCGATTCCTCAAGCTCGCGGGCGCGGTTCTGCCGTGGCTGATCGGATCGAGCGCCATCGCTTTCGCCGTCGGCCTCTATATGAGCTTCTTCACCGCGCCCGCCGACTATCAGCAGGGCGAGACGGTGCGCATCATGTACATCCATGTGCCGGCGGCCTGGATCGCGCTGGCCTGCTATACGCTGATCGCCTTCTCCGCGCTCGGCACGCTGGTGTGGCGGCATCCGCTTGCCGATGTCTCCGCCAAGGCGGCGGCCCCGATCGGCGCCGCCTTTACGCTATTGGCGCTGATCACCGGCTCGATCTGGGGCAAGCCCACCTGGGGCGCCTGGTGGGTGTGGGACGCGCGGCTGACCTCCGTATTGGTGCTGTTCTTCCTTTATCTCGGGCTGATGGCCCTGTGGCAGGCGATCGACGAGCCTTCGCGCGCCGGCCGGGCGGCGGCGATCCTGGCGCTGGTCGGCTTCGTCAATGTGCCGATCATCAAATTCTCGGTCGACTGGTGGAACACGCTTCACCAGCCGGCAAGCGTGTTCCGCATGAGCGGGCCGGCGATCCATCCGAGCATCCTCGCGCCGCTTCTGGTCATGGCCGTGGCCTATACGCTGTTGTTCATCGCCCTGCATCTGATGGCCATGCGCAACGAGATACTGCGCCGCCGGGTGCGCAGCCTGCGGCAGAGCCGCGCCGACGCCGCCCAGCTTTCCGGCGCGGAAGCGGGAGCGCGCTGA
- the ccmD gene encoding heme exporter protein CcmD, whose protein sequence is MFTGHLAFVAAAYAFATVILLLLIVWVVADHRIQRRTLADLEARGIRRRSASAGDN, encoded by the coding sequence ATGTTCACCGGTCACCTGGCTTTCGTCGCCGCGGCTTACGCCTTTGCCACTGTCATTCTGCTGTTGCTCATCGTCTGGGTTGTCGCCGACCACCGCATACAGCGGCGCACCCTCGCCGACCTCGAGGCGCGCGGCATCCGCCGCCGCTCGGCAAGCGCCGGAGACAACTAG
- the ftsY gene encoding signal recognition particle-docking protein FtsY, producing MSEERGNRPGFFLRLLRGPAEEAIEEAVKPKPEKPAAAKPKPKPGPEPRPAARKAERNEPETRRKEPETRRKEPPSSPVPVAKSEPPQPAPEPAKKTWLARLKTGLSRSSSALGDNIAAVFTQRKLDEEMLQELEDVLISADLGVETAMKIAQAVGRGRYDKEIAPDEVKEVLAAEVEKVLEPVATPLSVDPAHKPYVILIVGVNGTGKTTTIGKLAHSFRNQDRSVMLAAGDTFRAAAIEQLRIWGERTGAPVIARDIGADAAGLVFDAIGAAKEAGTDILMIDTAGRLQNKANLMAELEKVVRVINKQDETAPHDVILVLDATTGQNAVQQVEIFRNVAGVTGLVMTKLDGTARGGILVAIAAKYALPVHAIGIGEGLDDLQPFEARQFARAIAGLAD from the coding sequence ATGAGCGAGGAGAGGGGCAACAGGCCCGGCTTCTTCCTCCGTCTGTTGCGTGGGCCCGCCGAGGAGGCGATCGAGGAGGCGGTTAAGCCCAAGCCTGAAAAACCGGCGGCCGCCAAGCCGAAACCGAAGCCCGGACCGGAGCCCAGACCGGCCGCGCGGAAAGCGGAACGGAATGAACCGGAAACTCGGCGGAAAGAACCGGAAACTCGGCGGAAAGAACCGCCATCCTCTCCCGTTCCAGTTGCAAAAAGTGAGCCCCCGCAACCCGCGCCCGAGCCCGCCAAGAAAACCTGGCTCGCGCGGCTCAAGACCGGGCTTTCCCGCTCCTCCAGCGCGCTCGGCGACAACATCGCCGCCGTCTTCACCCAGCGCAAGCTCGATGAGGAGATGCTGCAAGAGCTTGAAGACGTTCTCATTTCCGCCGACCTCGGGGTCGAGACGGCGATGAAGATCGCGCAGGCCGTGGGCCGCGGCCGCTACGACAAGGAGATCGCGCCCGACGAGGTCAAGGAGGTGCTCGCCGCCGAGGTCGAGAAGGTGCTTGAGCCGGTCGCCACGCCGCTTTCCGTCGATCCCGCCCACAAGCCCTATGTCATTCTAATCGTTGGTGTAAATGGCACCGGCAAGACCACGACCATCGGCAAGCTCGCGCATTCCTTCCGCAATCAGGACCGCTCGGTGATGCTCGCCGCCGGCGACACCTTCCGCGCCGCCGCCATCGAGCAGCTCCGGATCTGGGGCGAGCGCACCGGCGCCCCGGTCATCGCCCGCGACATCGGCGCGGACGCCGCCGGCCTCGTCTTCGACGCCATCGGGGCGGCGAAGGAGGCGGGGACCGACATTCTGATGATCGACACGGCCGGCCGGCTGCAGAACAAGGCTAACCTCATGGCGGAGCTTGAAAAAGTGGTACGCGTCATCAACAAGCAGGACGAAACTGCGCCGCACGACGTGATCCTGGTGCTCGACGCCACCACCGGACAGAACGCCGTGCAGCAGGTCGAGATCTTCAGGAACGTGGCCGGCGTCACCGGCCTCGTCATGACCAAGCTCGACGGCACCGCCCGCGGCGGCATTCTGGTCGCCATCGCGGCGAAATACGCTCTGCCGGTGCACGCCATCGGCATCGGCGAGGGGCTCGACGATCTGCAGCCATTCGAGGCGCGCCAGTTCGCCCGCGCCATTGCGGGTCTTGCAGACTAA
- a CDS encoding DsbE family thiol:disulfide interchange protein — protein sequence MVTSTEPREARPARRRTLAVVIPLLIFLGLAGLFYVQLFSGDPHRIPSVLIDKPVPNFELKPLEGLLEKGRPMPGFSSANLAEGEVSLVNIWASWCGPCRQEHPHLMELAQDGRARMYGLNYKDATENALRFLGQLGNPYQAVGVDDSGRVAIDWGVYGVPETFVVDGKGIIRYKHIGPLDEGSLALLRKIVAKVAAEAGSAAGAAGRSGG from the coding sequence ATGGTGACCTCGACCGAACCGCGTGAGGCCCGCCCGGCGCGGCGGCGCACGCTCGCGGTTGTCATACCGCTCTTGATCTTCCTCGGCCTCGCCGGCCTGTTCTATGTCCAGCTTTTTTCCGGCGACCCGCACCGCATCCCGTCGGTGCTGATCGACAAGCCGGTGCCGAACTTCGAGCTCAAGCCGCTCGAAGGCCTGCTCGAAAAAGGCCGGCCGATGCCCGGCTTTTCCAGCGCCAACCTTGCCGAGGGCGAAGTCAGCCTGGTCAATATCTGGGCCTCGTGGTGCGGGCCGTGCCGGCAGGAGCATCCCCATCTGATGGAACTGGCGCAGGACGGGCGCGCGCGCATGTATGGCCTCAACTACAAGGACGCGACGGAGAACGCCCTGCGCTTCCTCGGCCAGCTCGGCAATCCGTACCAGGCCGTCGGCGTCGACGATAGCGGGCGCGTGGCCATCGATTGGGGCGTCTATGGGGTGCCCGAGACCTTCGTCGTCGATGGCAAGGGCATCATCCGCTACAAGCATATCGGCCCGCTCGACGAAGGCAGCCTGGCGTTGCTGCGCAAAATCGTCGCCAAGGTCGCAGCCGAAGCCGGCTCGGCCGCCGGAGCCGCCGGTCGGAGCGGCGGCTGA
- a CDS encoding DUF4411 family protein, protein MAVALHSGGLVLYLLDADTLIRADSTYYPLRRFPVFWEWLQHMGIAGAVKVPIEQYEEITVGKGLLVDWLNEEDIRAALLLHEEADPAIVAAVTQTGYAPDLNEAEQEEIGCDPFLIAYGYAAIGERFVVTFEVSAPSKQRAKRKVPDICNELGIPCGTLFDVIEALDFTTDWKPE, encoded by the coding sequence ATGGCAGTCGCGCTGCATAGTGGGGGACTTGTGCTCTATCTCCTCGATGCCGACACACTGATCCGAGCTGACAGTACGTATTACCCTCTCAGGCGCTTTCCGGTTTTCTGGGAATGGCTCCAGCACATGGGAATTGCCGGCGCCGTAAAGGTACCGATTGAGCAGTATGAGGAAATTACGGTCGGAAAAGGCTTGCTTGTCGACTGGCTGAACGAAGAGGATATTAGAGCAGCCCTTCTGCTCCATGAAGAGGCGGACCCGGCGATTGTCGCGGCCGTGACACAGACTGGCTATGCCCCCGACCTTAATGAGGCAGAACAGGAAGAAATTGGTTGCGATCCCTTCTTGATAGCTTACGGATACGCTGCAATCGGTGAGCGTTTTGTGGTGACATTTGAAGTTTCGGCGCCGAGCAAGCAAAGGGCGAAGCGGAAAGTGCCAGATATCTGTAATGAACTCGGTATCCCGTGCGGGACGCTATTCGACGTAATCGAGGCACTCGACTTTACGACTGACTGGAAGCCTGAATGA
- a CDS encoding XRE family transcriptional regulator, whose protein sequence is MPKVNKDILVWARVTAGLSEEEAAKKLGLSGPERLKALEEGIRDPSRRQLVNMSKTYRRPLLAFYLPEQPPESDKGQDFRTLPGGGAAGSEALVDALLRDVHARQALVRTALEEAEEDVPLPFVGSAEMKDGIEPLVASIRTALGFNANDFRSQGTVTDAFAALRAATEKAGVLVLLMGNLGSHHTNIDVRFFRGFALADNVAPFVIVNENDSRAAWSFTLVHELAHIWLGQTGISGYDGEAAVERFCDAVAARFLLDPAELEEVGVRKAANFDDLKDRITAFAGDRNLSRKMVAYNLWRSDVISRAVYSTLSDAFDTERVAQKEAHPKAETGPDYYVVRRHRVGPGLIGLVKRMVAIGTLTTTKAGRVLGVKPTAVNRLVDGSRAA, encoded by the coding sequence ATGCCAAAGGTGAATAAAGACATATTGGTTTGGGCACGCGTGACGGCCGGGCTTTCCGAAGAGGAGGCTGCCAAGAAACTCGGCCTAAGCGGACCGGAAAGGCTGAAGGCGCTGGAGGAGGGCATTCGAGACCCCAGCCGACGCCAATTGGTGAACATGTCCAAGACCTATCGCCGACCCCTCTTAGCATTCTATTTGCCTGAGCAGCCACCGGAAAGCGATAAAGGCCAAGATTTTCGTACGCTTCCCGGTGGGGGAGCGGCGGGCTCCGAGGCATTGGTTGATGCCCTTCTTCGCGATGTTCATGCTCGACAGGCGCTTGTCCGAACGGCTCTTGAGGAGGCAGAAGAGGACGTGCCGCTTCCTTTCGTCGGGTCTGCCGAGATGAAGGACGGCATTGAGCCGCTCGTAGCCTCCATCAGAACAGCGTTGGGTTTTAACGCGAACGATTTCCGCAGCCAGGGTACCGTTACAGACGCCTTTGCGGCACTGCGCGCAGCAACTGAGAAAGCGGGTGTCTTGGTGCTCCTTATGGGGAATCTCGGGTCGCATCACACCAACATTGACGTGAGATTTTTTCGTGGCTTTGCACTTGCTGATAACGTCGCGCCCTTTGTCATAGTCAATGAAAATGACTCACGGGCGGCATGGTCCTTCACTCTTGTGCACGAGCTCGCGCATATATGGCTCGGTCAAACAGGCATCAGCGGTTACGACGGCGAGGCTGCAGTCGAGAGGTTTTGCGATGCGGTTGCTGCGAGGTTTCTGCTGGACCCAGCGGAACTTGAAGAAGTCGGCGTGCGCAAGGCAGCGAATTTCGACGATTTGAAGGATCGGATCACCGCGTTCGCCGGTGACCGGAACCTCAGTCGAAAGATGGTCGCCTATAACCTTTGGCGGTCTGACGTTATTTCCCGCGCAGTTTATTCGACATTGAGCGATGCCTTTGACACTGAACGTGTGGCTCAAAAGGAGGCCCATCCGAAGGCAGAGACAGGCCCGGACTATTACGTTGTGAGGCGGCATCGCGTTGGGCCGGGTCTGATTGGCCTTGTGAAGCGCATGGTTGCAATTGGCACTCTCACGACCACAAAAGCTGGGCGCGTGTTGGGCGTCAAACCGACCGCTGTCAATCGTCTCGTAGATGGCAGTCGCGCTGCATAG
- a CDS encoding septation protein A, with translation MERKLNPWLKLALDLGPLLVFFVVNARLGIFWATGTFMGAMVLSLAVSYAISRTVALMPLVTLAFVMIFGGLTLWLQDETFIKVKPTLVYLLFAVILGAGMAFQRPLLKPLLGTMLALSETGWRLLTWRWTGFFLALAVLNEIVWRNVSTDTWVAFKVFGFLPLTLLFAVAQVPLMQRFEQRGKDKQSID, from the coding sequence ATGGAAAGAAAGCTCAATCCCTGGCTCAAGCTGGCGCTCGACCTTGGCCCGCTTCTGGTCTTCTTTGTCGTCAATGCCAGGCTCGGCATTTTCTGGGCGACGGGGACATTCATGGGCGCCATGGTGCTGAGCCTTGCCGTCTCCTATGCGATTTCGCGCACCGTCGCGCTGATGCCGCTGGTCACGCTGGCCTTCGTCATGATTTTCGGCGGCCTGACGCTGTGGCTGCAGGACGAGACTTTCATCAAGGTCAAGCCGACGCTGGTCTATCTCCTTTTCGCCGTCATTCTCGGCGCCGGCATGGCCTTCCAGCGGCCGCTGCTGAAGCCCTTGCTCGGCACCATGCTGGCGCTTTCCGAGACTGGCTGGCGGCTACTGACCTGGCGCTGGACGGGATTCTTCCTCGCCCTTGCCGTACTCAACGAGATCGTCTGGCGCAACGTCTCGACCGACACCTGGGTCGCCTTCAAGGTGTTCGGCTTTCTGCCGCTGACCCTCCTCTTCGCGGTCGCGCAGGTGCCGCTCATGCAGCGCTTCGAACAGCGGGGCAAGGATAAACAATCGATTGATTAA